A genomic stretch from Setaria italica strain Yugu1 chromosome VII, Setaria_italica_v2.0, whole genome shotgun sequence includes:
- the LOC101766707 gene encoding potassium transporter 19, producing MSLEVEDRPSVETTKQLKRQDSLYGDAEKVSSAKYHASEGSWSRLLQLAFQSVGIIYGDVGTSPLYTLSGTFPNGIKNHDDLLGVLSLILYTLILIPMVKYVFIVLYADDNGDGGTFALYSLISRHAKVRLIPNQQAEDAMVSNYGIEVPSSQLRRAQWLKKKLESSNAAKIGLFTITILGTSMVMGDGTLTPAISVLSAVSGIKEKVPSLTETQIVWISVPILFVLFSVQRYGTDKVGYSFAPIITVWFVLIAGIGMYNLVVHEIGVLRAFNPMHIVDYFRRNGKEGWISLGGVILCVTGTEGMFADLGHFNIKAIQISFNTVLFPSVALCYMGQVAYLRKFPEDVADPFFRSIPAPMFWPTFVIAILSAIIASQAMLSGAFAILSKALSLGCFPSVQVIHTSKSYEGQVYIPEVNFLMGLASIIVTITFRTTTEIGNAYGICVVTVFSITTHLTTIVMLLVWRKKFIFVFLFYMVFGSIELIYLSSILTKFVQGGYLPFCFSLVLMALMMTWHYVHVKKYWYELEHIVPADEVTALLKKHDVRRIPGVGLLYSDLVQGIPPVFPRLMEKIPSVHSVFLFMSIKHLPIPHVAPVERFLFRQVGPREHRMFRCVARYGYCNMLEESGLFKGFLMERLKMFIQEEAAFETNSSTGDTQSCSEESACPIVHSEEAIDPWVCGNAGNISPDLVEKEKQLIDTEMERGVVYLMGEANVIAAPKSSVVKKIVVDYVYTFLRKNLTEGEKALSIPKDQLLKVGITYEI from the exons ATGTCGCTTGAAGTTGAGGACCGACCAAGCGTAGAGACGACCAAACAGCTCAAGCGACAGGACTCGCTCTATGGCGATGCCGAGAAGGTCTCCAGTGCCAAGTACCATGCCTCTGAG GGAAGCTGGTCGCGGTTGTTGCAGCTTGCATTTCAGAGCGTTGGCATCATCTATGGGGATGTTGGGACGTCGCCACTCTATACATTATCTGGCACCTTCCCAAATGGCATCAAGAACCATGATGACCTCCTTGGTGTCCTCTCCCTCATCCTCTACACCCTCATCCTGATACCAATGGTTAAGTACGTCTTCATCGTGCTTTATGCAGATGATAATGGAGATG GTGGCACATTTGCTCTCTACTCACTTATATCGCGGCACGCCAAGGTAAGGCTGATACCAAACCAGCAGGCAGAGGATGCTATGGTGTCGAATTACGGTATAGAAGTGCCGAGCTCACAGCTGAGGAGGGCACAGTGGCTGAAGAAGAAGCTTGAGTCTAGCAATGCAGCCAAGATTGGTCTCTTCACCATCACAATCCTTGGCACATCCATGGTGATGGGGGATGGAACCTTGACACCGGCAATTTCTG TGCTGTCTGCTGTGAGTGGGATCAAAGAGAAGGTGCCAAGCTTAACTGAAA CGCAGATAGTCTGGATTTCAGTACCTATTTTGTTCGTGCTCTTCTCAGTCCAGCGTTATGGTACAGACAAGGTTGGGTATTCCTTTGCTCCGATCATTACTGTGTGGTTTGTTCTGATTGCTGGCATTGGAATGTATAACCTCGTCGTACATGAGATCGGTGTTCTCCGAGCCTTTAATCCGATGCACATAGTAGATTACTTTAGAAGGAATGGGAAAGAAGGATGGATTTCATTGGGGGGTGTTATCTTGTGCGTCACAG GCACAGAAGGAATGTTTGCAGACCTAGGACATTTCAATATCAAGGCCATTCAG ATCAGCTTCAACACCGTCTTGTTCCCCTCGGTGGCACTATGTTACATGGGGCAGGTAGCGTATCTGAGGAAATTCCCAGAGGATGTCGCAGACCCTTTCTTTAGATCTATCCCAG CACCAATGTTCTGGCCAACCTTCGTCATTGCCATTCTTTCGGCTATCATTGCAAGCCAAGCTATGCTCTCTGGCGCATTCGCCATCCTCTCCAAGGCATTATCCCTTGGTTGTTTCCCCAGTGTTCAAGTGATCCATACCTCAAAGAGTTATGAGGGACAGGTTTACATTCCTGAAGTGAACTTTTTGATGGGACTAGCAAGCATCATAGTCACCATCACCTTCAGAACAACCACTGAAATTGGCAATGCATATG GGATCTGTGTTGTGACCGTGTTCTCAATCACTACCCATTTGACGACGATTGTGATGTTACTCGTATGGAGGAAAAAGTTTATCTTCGTCTTTCTTTTCTACATGGTGTTTGGTTCCATAGAGCTGATTTACCTCTCTTCGATACTGACGAAGTTCGTCCAAGGTGGGTACCTACCATTCTGCTTCTCGCTTGTCCTGATGGCCCTAATGATGACATGGCACTATGTCCACGTCAAAAAGTACTGGTATGAGCTTGAGCACATCGTGCCAGCCGATGAGGTGACAGCACTACTCAAGAAGCATGACGTGCGGCGGATCCCCGGAGTAGGCCTCCTATACTCAGACCTGGTTCAAGGCATTCCCCCTGTATTTCCGCGCCTAATGGAGAAGATACCCTCAGTGCACTCAGTCTTCTTGTTCATGTCAATTAAGCACCTGCCTATCCCGCACGTGGCACCTGTGGAACGGTTCCTTTTCCGGCAGGTCGGCCCGAGggagcaccggatgttccgatgtgTGGCAAGGTATGGGTACTGTAACATGCTAGAAGAGTCAGGGTTGTTCAAAGGGTTCCTCATGGAAAGGTTAAAGATGTTCATCCAAGAAGAGGCTGCATTTGAGACCAACTCGTCCACCGGAGATACCCAGTCGTGTTCCGAAGAATCGGCGTGCCCCATCGTGCACAGTGAGGAGGCGATCGATCCCTGGGTGTGTGGCAATGCTGGGAACATCAGCCCTGATTTGGTTGAAAAGGAGAAGCAATTGATCGACACGGAGATGGAGCGAGGGGTGGTCTACCTTATGGGGGAAGCTAATGTCATAGCAGCACCCAAATCGTCCGTTGTGAAAAAGATAGTGGTAGACTATGTCTACACGTTCTTGAGGAAGAACTTGACGGAGGGGGAGAAGGCGCTGTCCATTCCGAAAGATCAACTGCTCAAAGTAGGGATCACGTACGAGATATAG
- the LOC101767118 gene encoding LOW QUALITY PROTEIN: DNA cross-link repair protein SNM1 (The sequence of the model RefSeq protein was modified relative to this genomic sequence to represent the inferred CDS: deleted 2 bases in 1 codon), translating into MATAGGDADPPQPFPADLDDNGFPSLPSPPAAAGSTSVFAEDFYRSGTDWSSLRDPPPRRPPEGPPGVKAKEKEGASLVQSSLFQAWGIERPRREGGAAGHSSPVQKSLFQAWGIERPKREGVGAGDPCPSPIRSGSWSGRKRQRGGPGEAAPAAMNPRTCPFYKKIPGTPFTVDAFRYGEVEGCSAYFLSHFHHDHYGGLTKKWCHGPIFCSALTARLVKMCLSVNSDYICPLELDTEYVIEGVTVTLLEANHCPGAALIHFRLSDGKTYLHTGDFRASRSMQLHPLLQRGRVNLLYLDTTYCNPKYKFPPQEDVIDFVVRTARRYLAKQPKTLIVVGAYSIGKENVYLAISQALDVPIYTDASRRRILHSFDWPDLSKRICSCNQSSLHVLPLGSVNHENLKKYLETLNQKFVAVLAFRPTGWTFSEATGKQLDLIKPSSNGSVTIYGVPYSEHSSFTELRDFVMFLRPQVIRSVNVGNVASRDNASIFPGMAEGLMIHKT; encoded by the exons CTGGTCCTCGCTGCGGGaccccccgccgcggcggccgcccgaGGGGCCACCCGGGGTTAAGGCGAAGGAGAAGGAGGGCGCCTCTCTCGTGCAGAGCAGCCTCTTCCAGGCGTGGGGGATCGAGAGGCCGCGCCGGGAGGGGGGCGCGGCTGGGCATTCCTCGCCCGTTCAGAAGAGCCTCTTCCAGGCGTGGGGGATCGAGAGGCCGAAGCGGGAGGGGGTCGGGGCAGGGGACCCCTGCCCTTCCCCGATCCGTTCCGGTTCTTGGTCGGGAAGGAAACGGCAGCGAGGAGGTCccggggaggcggcgccggcggcaatgAATCCCCGCACGTGTCCCTTCTACAAGAAGATTCCAG GCACGCCATTCACGGTGGATGCATTTCGGTATGGAGAAGTTGAGGGGTGCTCGGCCTATTTTCTCAGCCATTTTCATCATGACCATTATGGTGGATTGACCAAGAAATGGTGCCATGGCCCCATCTTTTGTTCTGCGCTCACAGCACGCTTGGTAAAGATGTGCCTGTCAGTAAATTCCGA TTATATTTGTCCCTTGGAGCTTGATACCGAGTATGTCATAGAGGGAGTGACGGTTACCTTGTTGGAGGCCAATCATTGCCCTGGTGCAGCTCTAATTCACTTCCGACTAAGTGATGGAAAGACCTATCTCCACACTGGGGATTTCAGAGCATCAAGATCTATGCAATTGCATCCACTCCTCCAGAGAGGCCGTGTAAATTTGCTGTACCTGGACACGACATATTGCAATCCCAAGTACAA ATTCCCACCCCAGGAGGATGTTATTGATTTTGTTGTGAGGACAGCTCGAAGATATCTAGCGAAGCAACCGAAAACCCTCATTGTTGTTGGAGCATATAGCATTGGGAAAGAGAATGTGTATCTAGCAATTTCTCAAGCTTTAGAT GTCCCTATATACACTGATGCATCAAGAAGACGGATTCTTCACTCATTTGACTGGCCGGACTTATCCAAAAGGATATGTTCATGCAATCAAAGCTCACTTCATGTTTTGCCCCTGGGATCTGTAAATCATGAG AACTTGAAGAAGTACCTGGAGACTCTTAACCAAAAATTTGTAGCTGTGCTGGCTTTTCGGCCTACAG GTTGGACTTTCTCTGAGGCAACTGGAAAGCAGCTTGACCTAATAAAACCAAGCTCTAATGGAAGCGTAACAATCTATG GTGTGCCTTATAGCGAGCACTCAAGTTTCACTGAGCTTAGAGATTTTGTGATG TTTCTGAGACCTCAGGTAATCCGCTCTGTTAATGTTGGCAACGTGGCAAGTCGAGAT AATGCAAGCATATTTCCGGGAATGGCTGAAGGGCTCATGATACATAAGACCTGA